The proteins below are encoded in one region of Amycolatopsis magusensis:
- a CDS encoding YciI family protein: MRYLVVLEATQPDTPPPDELMAGIMQLGAEATQSGALIENAGLAPSAAGAKVVLDADGLSITDGPFAESKEMISYAVYDTRTKEEAVEWTRRFLALHAEHWPGWHGEARVLKVFGPEDFPGA, from the coding sequence ATGCGCTACCTCGTCGTCCTCGAAGCCACCCAGCCCGACACCCCGCCGCCCGACGAGCTGATGGCCGGGATCATGCAACTCGGCGCGGAAGCCACGCAGTCCGGCGCGCTGATCGAGAACGCGGGCCTCGCCCCGAGCGCCGCGGGCGCGAAGGTCGTCCTCGACGCCGACGGACTGTCCATCACCGACGGTCCCTTCGCCGAGTCGAAGGAGATGATCAGCTACGCCGTCTACGACACCCGCACCAAGGAGGAAGCGGTGGAGTGGACGCGGCGCTTCCTCGCGCTGCACGCCGAGCACTGGCCGGGCTGGCACGGCGAAGCGCGGGTGCTCAAGGTGTTCGGCCCCGAAGACTTCCCCGGGGCCTGA
- a CDS encoding DUF998 domain-containing protein — translation MTTSLPTRAGTTSTAAELTADRVTKSLLGYGVLAGPVYVVAALVQSAFRDGFDLTRHAWSQLAVGDFGWMQVTNLVVTGLMVLAFAAGLRRALRTGPAASWAPALIGVFGVSMVVAGAFPVDALGTESMSTSALIHFAAGGIGFPCLAAGLLVLARRLSREGFARHALATRIIAPLFLLSFVGMASGALGILAFVAGVVGVFGLVAVLAVHRYRQMPDTDG, via the coding sequence ATGACCACCTCCCTCCCGACCCGGGCAGGCACCACCTCCACCGCCGCCGAACTGACCGCCGACCGGGTGACGAAGTCGCTGCTCGGCTACGGCGTGCTCGCCGGTCCGGTGTACGTGGTGGCCGCGCTCGTGCAGAGCGCGTTCCGCGACGGTTTCGACCTCACCCGGCACGCCTGGAGCCAGCTCGCGGTCGGCGACTTCGGCTGGATGCAGGTGACGAACCTGGTGGTCACCGGACTGATGGTGCTCGCGTTCGCGGCCGGGCTGCGGCGGGCGCTGCGGACCGGTCCGGCGGCCTCGTGGGCGCCGGCGCTGATCGGCGTCTTCGGGGTGAGCATGGTCGTCGCCGGAGCATTCCCCGTCGACGCACTGGGCACCGAGTCGATGAGCACGAGCGCGCTGATCCACTTCGCCGCGGGCGGGATCGGCTTCCCGTGCCTGGCCGCCGGACTGCTGGTGCTGGCCCGCCGCCTCTCCCGCGAGGGATTCGCCCGGCACGCGCTGGCCACCCGGATCATCGCCCCGCTGTTCCTCCTGTCGTTCGTGGGCATGGCTTCCGGTGCGCTCGGGATCCTCGCCTTCGTCGCCGGGGTGGTCGGCGTGTTCGGGCTGGTCGCCGTGCTCGCGGTGCACCGCTACCGTCAGATGCCCGACACCGACGGCTGA
- a CDS encoding LacI family DNA-binding transcriptional regulator, with the protein MTSTRATLMQVAHRAGVSLASTSRALHGTGASPAMVERVRAAAAELGYSPDAIGRSLRLKKTFQVAFAVADIGNPVYVEMMRAIHEVLAPRGYRVVVMSTGDTATSTVDLVASLGSGVVDGLIVSPLRTDDRLVREIQEAPVPVVVIGRALDDHGISSVSTDSAGGIGQAVGHLHAIGRRRIGFLNGPLDTTPGAARQRGFDAAVHTDRTEVEIADDFTVAAGLEAARRLLARAELDAVVAANDLLAIGVIRAVRERGLSVPEDVAVTGMDDTEIGRVFLPSLTSVSLGSTERGRAAAKLMLRLADDPDSAVEQVAVPPELVVRESTGGAP; encoded by the coding sequence ATGACGTCAACGCGCGCCACGCTGATGCAGGTGGCGCACCGTGCCGGGGTCTCACTGGCCTCGACCTCCCGCGCCCTGCACGGCACCGGCGCGAGCCCGGCGATGGTCGAGCGCGTGCGGGCCGCCGCGGCCGAACTCGGCTACAGCCCCGACGCCATCGGCCGGTCCCTGCGGCTGAAGAAGACCTTCCAGGTGGCGTTCGCGGTCGCGGACATCGGCAACCCCGTGTACGTCGAGATGATGCGCGCGATCCACGAGGTGCTGGCGCCGCGTGGGTACCGCGTGGTGGTCATGTCGACCGGCGACACCGCCACCTCCACCGTCGACCTGGTCGCGAGTCTCGGCAGCGGCGTGGTCGACGGCCTGATCGTCAGCCCGCTGCGCACCGACGACCGGCTGGTCCGCGAGATCCAGGAGGCGCCGGTGCCGGTCGTGGTGATCGGCCGGGCGCTGGACGACCACGGCATCAGCTCGGTGTCCACGGACTCGGCGGGCGGCATCGGCCAGGCGGTCGGGCACCTGCACGCGATCGGCCGCCGCCGCATCGGCTTCCTCAACGGCCCGCTCGACACCACCCCGGGCGCCGCCCGGCAGCGGGGGTTCGACGCGGCCGTGCACACCGACCGGACCGAGGTGGAGATCGCGGACGACTTCACCGTGGCCGCCGGTCTCGAAGCCGCGCGCCGCCTGCTCGCGCGCGCCGAACTCGACGCCGTCGTGGCCGCCAACGACCTGCTCGCCATCGGCGTGATCCGCGCGGTGCGCGAGCGCGGCCTGTCGGTGCCGGAGGACGTCGCGGTGACCGGCATGGACGACACCGAGATCGGGCGGGTGTTCCTGCCCAGCCTCACCAGCGTTTCCCTCGGCTCGACCGAGCGCGGGCGGGCGGCGGCGAAGTTGATGCTGCGGCTCGCCGACGACCCGGACAGCGCGGTCGAGCAGGTCGCCGTTCCGCCCGAACTGGTGGTCCGCGAATCCACGGGAGGTGCGCCATGA
- a CDS encoding carbohydrate ABC transporter permease: MSTPQARARRREAIGLVLPSLIPILVLSVAPLVIGVALAFTDARLVRNPDYAFTGLDNFGKLVGNDLFWDSLRIGLIWTVGVTVLQLAASMGLALLLNSGLRFEGLTRVLALVPWAMPPVVVAIMWQMIYSANGGPLNAFLGGIGLPADTNWLGDFATALPAVIVVGVWVGMPQTTVTLLAGLQQIPAELHEAAAVDGASAWRRFTAVTWPSLRPIVTSITSLNFIWNFNSFSLVYVLTAGGPGGKTMVPVLFVYLEAFKNREIGQAAAMGVVLVLLIVAILAIYLRAQFRDDRAERGR; this comes from the coding sequence ATGAGCACGCCACAGGCGCGGGCCCGCCGCCGGGAGGCGATCGGGCTGGTGCTGCCGTCGCTGATCCCGATCCTGGTGCTCAGCGTCGCCCCGCTGGTGATCGGCGTGGCGCTCGCGTTCACCGACGCCCGCCTGGTGCGCAATCCCGACTACGCCTTCACCGGGCTGGACAACTTCGGCAAGCTCGTCGGCAACGACCTGTTCTGGGATTCCCTGCGCATCGGTCTCATCTGGACGGTCGGCGTCACCGTGCTGCAGCTCGCGGCGTCCATGGGGCTGGCGCTCCTGCTGAACTCCGGGCTCCGGTTCGAAGGCCTGACCCGGGTGCTCGCACTGGTGCCGTGGGCGATGCCACCGGTGGTCGTGGCGATCATGTGGCAGATGATCTACTCGGCCAACGGCGGTCCGCTCAACGCCTTCCTCGGCGGAATCGGCCTGCCCGCGGACACCAACTGGCTCGGGGACTTCGCCACCGCGCTGCCCGCGGTGATCGTCGTCGGCGTGTGGGTCGGCATGCCGCAGACCACGGTGACGCTGCTGGCCGGGCTGCAGCAGATCCCGGCCGAACTGCACGAGGCCGCCGCGGTGGACGGGGCGAGCGCCTGGCGCCGGTTCACCGCGGTGACCTGGCCGAGCCTGCGCCCGATCGTCACCTCGATCACCTCGCTCAACTTCATCTGGAACTTCAACTCGTTCTCGCTGGTCTACGTGCTCACCGCGGGCGGGCCGGGCGGCAAGACGATGGTCCCGGTGCTCTTCGTCTACCTCGAGGCGTTCAAGAACCGCGAGATCGGCCAGGCCGCCGCGATGGGCGTGGTGCTGGTGCTGCTGATCGTCGCCATCCTGGCCATCTACCTGCGCGCGCAGTTCCGCGACGACCGCGCGGAAAGGGGGCGGTGA
- a CDS encoding carbohydrate ABC transporter permease, protein MRALVRPAQYLALALYILFLGFPLLWLISASVKSSGELNSLTVSLLPEQWHWQNYSEALDRQGLVRSAGNSLGVALASTALVILIALPASYVLARLKGKVRLAGIGWILVSQVFPVVLIILPLFLILRTLGLTDSLVGLTLVHTTYMLPFALWMLQGYVAAIPVELEEAGAMDGATRLRVLRTIVFPLLAPGVVATAMFSFVSSWNEFFFALVLLQSPENYTLPITLNMFIGGEGKVSLGPLAAGAVLAAIPSIVFFTLLRRRLTGGLMAGAVKG, encoded by the coding sequence GTGCGGGCGCTCGTGCGGCCGGCCCAGTACCTGGCGCTGGCGCTCTACATCCTGTTCCTCGGCTTCCCGTTGCTGTGGCTCATCTCGGCCTCGGTGAAGTCCTCCGGGGAGCTGAACTCACTGACCGTCAGCCTGCTGCCGGAGCAGTGGCACTGGCAGAACTACTCCGAGGCGCTCGACCGGCAGGGGCTGGTCCGCTCGGCGGGCAACAGCCTCGGCGTGGCGCTGGCGTCCACCGCGCTGGTCATCCTGATCGCGCTGCCCGCGTCCTACGTGCTGGCCCGGCTCAAGGGCAAGGTGCGGCTGGCGGGCATCGGCTGGATCCTGGTCAGCCAGGTGTTCCCGGTGGTGCTGATCATCCTGCCGCTGTTCCTCATCCTGCGGACGCTGGGGCTGACCGACAGCCTGGTCGGGCTGACCCTGGTGCACACCACCTACATGCTGCCGTTCGCGCTGTGGATGCTGCAGGGTTACGTCGCGGCGATCCCGGTGGAACTGGAGGAAGCCGGGGCGATGGACGGCGCGACGCGGCTGCGCGTGCTGCGCACCATCGTCTTCCCGCTGCTGGCCCCCGGGGTGGTCGCCACGGCGATGTTCAGCTTCGTCTCCTCGTGGAACGAGTTCTTCTTCGCGCTGGTGCTGCTGCAGTCGCCGGAGAACTACACCCTGCCGATCACGCTCAACATGTTCATCGGCGGTGAGGGCAAGGTCTCGCTCGGGCCGCTCGCCGCCGGCGCGGTGCTCGCCGCGATCCCCAGCATCGTCTTCTTCACCCTCCTGCGCCGGAGGCTCACCGGTGGGCTGATGGCCGGGGCGGTGAAGGGATGA
- a CDS encoding ABC transporter substrate-binding protein, translating into MKIRHAALAACLLGVVLTACGSGESGDSGPVKLTFQSLSDQPGAIEQTKKTVDEWNRTHPDTQVEIVQAGWDGVYDKLITQFNAGSAPDVIHYEAAGIVPFAKDGYVADLTPYLPEAKRADVTKGVLDSVTVDGQVIAYPTEVQSYVVFANKALLQQAGVTIPTGPTMTWDQLREIAKATTKDGKFGLGWGLSSPTASFVAMAPAFGGKYFEGTGDAMSVSIGEGEMALPQLVNAMAYEDKSILPVTLTQSGTKALAPFYGGQVAMTIQGSYQAANIAKDAPQGFDWAVLPPLAGPAGPAQASSAQTLSVNKDSAHVEQAAAFIDFFTSTENLAAINEADGLIPPTNSAREALAAKVGTKNGWDVILSSGQHLTSAPYVFADKYAQWKDTVATPAYQQFLAQKIDAAGLASQLRDGWQNISR; encoded by the coding sequence ATGAAGATTCGACACGCGGCGCTCGCCGCCTGCCTGCTCGGTGTGGTGCTGACCGCCTGCGGAAGCGGGGAAAGCGGGGACTCGGGCCCGGTCAAGCTGACCTTCCAGTCCCTTTCGGACCAGCCGGGCGCCATCGAGCAGACGAAGAAGACCGTCGACGAGTGGAACCGGACGCACCCCGACACGCAGGTCGAAATCGTGCAGGCGGGCTGGGACGGCGTCTACGACAAGCTGATCACGCAGTTCAACGCGGGCAGCGCGCCGGACGTCATCCACTACGAGGCGGCGGGCATCGTGCCCTTCGCCAAGGACGGCTACGTCGCCGACCTGACCCCGTACCTGCCCGAAGCCAAGCGCGCCGACGTGACCAAGGGCGTGCTCGACTCGGTGACCGTGGACGGGCAGGTGATCGCCTACCCGACCGAGGTCCAGTCCTATGTGGTCTTCGCGAACAAGGCGCTGCTGCAGCAGGCCGGGGTGACGATCCCGACCGGGCCGACGATGACCTGGGACCAGCTGCGCGAGATCGCCAAGGCGACCACGAAGGACGGCAAGTTCGGCCTCGGCTGGGGTCTGTCCAGCCCGACCGCGTCGTTCGTGGCGATGGCGCCCGCGTTCGGCGGCAAGTACTTCGAGGGCACCGGCGACGCGATGAGCGTCAGCATCGGCGAGGGCGAGATGGCGTTGCCGCAGCTGGTCAACGCGATGGCGTACGAGGACAAGTCGATCCTGCCGGTGACGCTGACGCAGTCCGGCACGAAGGCGCTCGCCCCGTTCTACGGCGGCCAGGTCGCGATGACCATCCAGGGTTCCTACCAGGCCGCGAACATCGCCAAGGACGCGCCGCAGGGCTTCGACTGGGCGGTGCTGCCGCCGCTCGCCGGTCCGGCGGGCCCGGCGCAGGCGAGCAGCGCGCAGACGCTGTCGGTGAACAAGGACTCCGCGCACGTCGAGCAGGCCGCCGCGTTCATCGACTTCTTCACCAGCACGGAGAACCTGGCCGCGATCAACGAGGCCGACGGCCTGATCCCGCCGACGAACTCGGCGCGCGAGGCGCTGGCCGCGAAGGTGGGGACGAAGAACGGCTGGGACGTCATCCTGTCGTCCGGGCAGCACCTGACCTCGGCGCCGTACGTGTTCGCGGACAAGTACGCGCAGTGGAAGGACACCGTCGCGACTCCGGCGTACCAGCAGTTCCTGGCGCAGAAGATCGATGCCGCCGGGCTGGCGAGCCAGTTGCGTGACGGCTGGCAGAACATCAGCAGGTAG
- a CDS encoding ADP-ribosylglycohydrolase family protein, whose amino-acid sequence MTWLEDRAVAVIAGAAVGDALGGATEGWTPEQIEERHGGRVTGIVGPWYPDWRDARPIAPYHKGDGHITDDTLMTRALVEVYAQRRTHLDAYAMAEDLVPLMIGEPRWVPELETTALLLQRVFLAEKWIVARLHYGHVDPREAGVGNVVNCGAAMYVAPVGIANAGDPRGAYAEAIDLTGAHQSSYGREAAGVVAAMVAASVAPGASVGDVVTAALDVAHDGTAEALRAVVDRFGTWAQPPSTDDEERELARLVRETVAPFDSVGPQYRQMSMDARRPSRTKSIEELPAALAFVLAHHGDYRGAVLASVNYGRDADSIATMAGAICAGLGGTAAVPGEWLDAVSEASRMDIRETGVLMASAAADILRADRERALARLSALDALETGARA is encoded by the coding sequence GTGACCTGGCTGGAAGACCGGGCCGTCGCGGTGATCGCGGGCGCGGCGGTGGGGGACGCCCTCGGCGGTGCCACCGAGGGGTGGACGCCCGAGCAGATCGAAGAGCGGCACGGTGGCCGGGTCACCGGCATCGTCGGGCCGTGGTACCCGGACTGGCGGGACGCGCGGCCGATCGCGCCGTACCACAAGGGCGACGGGCACATCACCGACGACACGCTGATGACCCGCGCGCTGGTCGAGGTCTACGCCCAGCGCCGCACCCACCTCGACGCCTACGCGATGGCCGAGGACCTGGTGCCGCTGATGATCGGCGAGCCGCGCTGGGTGCCCGAGCTGGAGACCACGGCGTTGCTGCTGCAGCGCGTGTTCCTGGCGGAGAAGTGGATCGTCGCGAGGCTCCACTATGGACACGTGGACCCGCGTGAGGCGGGCGTGGGCAACGTGGTGAACTGCGGTGCGGCCATGTACGTCGCGCCGGTGGGCATCGCGAACGCGGGTGATCCGCGGGGTGCCTACGCCGAGGCGATCGACCTGACCGGGGCGCACCAGTCGAGCTACGGCCGTGAGGCCGCCGGGGTGGTGGCCGCGATGGTCGCCGCTTCGGTCGCACCCGGGGCGAGTGTCGGCGACGTGGTCACGGCCGCCCTCGACGTGGCCCACGACGGCACGGCGGAGGCGTTGCGGGCGGTCGTGGACAGGTTCGGCACCTGGGCGCAGCCACCGAGCACGGACGACGAGGAGCGGGAGCTGGCCCGGCTGGTGCGGGAAACCGTCGCGCCGTTCGATTCGGTGGGCCCGCAGTACCGGCAGATGTCGATGGACGCGCGGCGGCCGTCGCGCACCAAGTCCATTGAGGAGCTTCCGGCGGCGCTGGCGTTCGTGCTGGCGCACCACGGCGACTACCGGGGCGCGGTCCTCGCGTCGGTGAACTACGGCCGGGACGCCGACTCGATCGCCACCATGGCGGGCGCGATCTGCGCCGGCCTCGGCGGGACCGCGGCCGTGCCGGGGGAGTGGCTCGACGCGGTGAGCGAGGCCAGCCGCATGGACATCCGGGAGACCGGCGTGCTGATGGCCTCGGCGGCGGCGGACATCCTCCGCGCCGACCGCGAACGGGCGCTCGCCCGTCTTTCGGCACTGGACGCGCTCGAAACGGGAGCGCGGGCGTGA
- a CDS encoding ADP-ribosylglycohydrolase family protein, whose amino-acid sequence MRLTWAQPEDLLAHELVQSAAEGKDVTAIRARWTEAGGDPEPAVSGAGPRPASPELRALARTLLDELGALATPDEPWEAIVASLPDAPDLPTGGGDRLLGAWTGRAAGCLLGKPVEKIPREGIEEILRATGRWPLDRWFTAEGLPDDVAARWPWNRRSAPTSLEENIDGMPEDDDLNYPILALALLEQRGRGFTTDDVAQLWLDNLPAGRVFTAERAAYRNILDARPVPETATHHNPFREWIGALIRTDVFGWVSPGDVREAARLAYTDARLSHTRNGVYGAMWAAALCSAAMVCDTVHNVLEAAGTVVPPGSELARAVRIGRDAAAVGDVRTGLDRLHAEYGHLHWVHVLNNAAVIAYALAKGDGEFGASVSIAVTAGWDTDSAAATVGGVVGALRGVEGIGEQWVKPLDGRIATSLPGGDQRIADLAARTAALMRS is encoded by the coding sequence GTGAGGCTGACCTGGGCCCAGCCGGAGGACCTGCTCGCCCACGAACTGGTCCAGTCCGCCGCGGAGGGCAAGGACGTCACGGCTATCCGGGCGCGCTGGACCGAAGCGGGCGGCGATCCGGAGCCCGCCGTCAGTGGTGCCGGGCCACGGCCCGCGTCGCCGGAACTGCGGGCACTGGCCCGGACCCTGCTCGACGAACTGGGCGCGCTCGCGACGCCGGACGAGCCCTGGGAAGCCATAGTCGCCTCACTCCCGGACGCGCCGGATCTGCCCACCGGGGGAGGAGATCGCCTGCTCGGCGCGTGGACGGGGCGCGCGGCGGGCTGCCTGCTCGGCAAGCCGGTGGAGAAGATCCCGCGCGAGGGCATCGAGGAGATCCTGCGGGCGACCGGACGGTGGCCGCTCGACCGCTGGTTCACCGCGGAAGGCCTGCCGGATGACGTGGCGGCGCGGTGGCCGTGGAACCGCCGATCGGCCCCGACCTCCCTCGAAGAGAACATCGACGGGATGCCGGAGGACGACGACCTCAACTACCCGATCCTCGCGCTGGCCCTGCTCGAACAGCGCGGACGCGGGTTCACCACCGACGATGTCGCGCAGTTGTGGCTCGACAACCTCCCCGCGGGCCGCGTGTTCACCGCCGAGCGGGCCGCGTACCGCAACATCCTCGACGCCCGGCCGGTGCCGGAGACGGCGACGCACCACAACCCGTTCCGCGAATGGATCGGCGCGCTGATCCGCACCGACGTGTTCGGCTGGGTGTCACCGGGTGACGTGCGCGAGGCCGCCCGGCTGGCCTACACCGACGCCCGGCTGAGCCACACGCGCAACGGGGTGTACGGCGCGATGTGGGCCGCGGCCCTGTGTTCGGCGGCGATGGTCTGCGACACCGTCCACAATGTCCTGGAAGCGGCTGGAACCGTTGTCCCGCCGGGCAGTGAACTCGCCCGTGCCGTGCGGATCGGCCGTGACGCGGCTGCGGTGGGTGACGTCCGAACCGGACTCGACCGGCTGCACGCCGAATACGGTCACCTGCACTGGGTGCACGTGCTCAACAACGCCGCGGTCATCGCGTACGCGCTCGCCAAGGGGGACGGGGAGTTCGGGGCGAGCGTGTCGATCGCGGTGACCGCGGGCTGGGACACGGACTCGGCGGCCGCCACGGTCGGCGGGGTCGTCGGTGCCCTGCGCGGGGTCGAGGGCATCGGGGAGCAGTGGGTGAAGCCGCTCGACGGCCGGATCGCGACCTCGCTGCCCGGCGGGGACCAACGCATCGCCGACCTGGCGGCCCGCACGGCGGCGCTGATGCGGTCATGA
- a CDS encoding ribokinase, whose amino-acid sequence MSVVVVGSANVDLVVDVPRTPGAGETVLGGDLRRSPGGKGANQAVAAALAGGADTTFVGALGRDEAAELLLDSLRDAGVRVDLVQLVSAPTGTALITVAPSGENAIVVAPGANSRLDLGTAQTARIALADVVLAQLEIPLDAVRAAASARNPGALMVLNAAPTRELPDDLWHTLDLLVVNEHEAADLAGTPEALLERVPAAVVTLGAEGCLVARRGSEPVRIPGIQVDAVDTTGAGDTFCGVLAASLARGLDLAESARLACVAAALSVTRRGAQAVVPTVGEVAAARGKAR is encoded by the coding sequence ATGAGCGTGGTGGTGGTCGGCTCGGCGAACGTCGACCTGGTCGTCGACGTGCCGCGCACGCCGGGCGCGGGGGAGACGGTGCTCGGCGGTGACCTGCGCCGGAGCCCCGGTGGCAAGGGCGCGAACCAGGCCGTCGCAGCCGCGCTCGCGGGTGGCGCGGACACCACCTTCGTCGGCGCGCTCGGCCGCGACGAAGCCGCGGAGCTGCTGCTCGATTCGCTGCGGGACGCCGGGGTGCGCGTCGACCTGGTGCAGCTGGTCAGCGCACCGACGGGCACGGCGTTGATCACCGTGGCGCCGAGCGGGGAGAACGCGATCGTGGTCGCGCCGGGCGCCAACTCGCGGCTCGACCTCGGCACCGCGCAGACCGCTCGTATCGCCTTGGCGGACGTGGTGCTCGCGCAACTGGAGATCCCGCTCGACGCGGTCCGCGCGGCCGCGTCGGCGCGGAACCCGGGTGCGCTGATGGTGCTCAACGCGGCGCCCACGCGGGAGTTGCCCGACGACCTGTGGCACACCCTCGACCTGCTGGTGGTCAACGAGCACGAAGCCGCCGACCTGGCGGGCACCCCGGAGGCCCTGCTCGAGCGTGTGCCCGCCGCCGTCGTCACCCTCGGCGCCGAAGGCTGCCTCGTCGCCAGGCGGGGCAGCGAACCTGTGCGCATCCCGGGGATCCAGGTCGACGCCGTCGACACCACGGGCGCCGGTGACACCTTCTGCGGTGTGCTCGCGGCGTCATTGGCACGGGGGCTGGACCTCGCCGAGTCCGCGCGACTGGCCTGCGTGGCGGCCGCGCTTTCGGTCACCCGGCGAGGCGCGCAGGCCGTCGTTCCGACCGTCGGAGAAGTAGCCGCGGCCCGAGGAAAGGCACGATGA
- a CDS encoding SUMF1/EgtB/PvdO family nonheme iron enzyme, with protein sequence MTSTFDPLVPRPIDRPTEVPADGPLAGLDEAKIFSGPADPADRPAWRERLRQWREDARVRHGHTGAAYERPGAAWAARCYTVAQVWLWDELLYSFGEGRFTPDRFLADARDRFGGLDAVVLWHAYPVIGLDDRNQWDFYRDVPGLPELIGALHSAGLRVFVDYNPWDVGTRRGGEDVDELASLVADLGADGVFLDTLKKAEPEFVERLERARPGIVLEGESKLAVERIEDHACSWAQFFADSPVPGVLRAHWYERRHMQHHIRRWHRDHSEELQSAWLNGVGVMVWEVVFGVWVGWSARDAATVRRMTSVQRAAGDLLLEGEWTPLAELAPEAEAAGIYASRWELDGVTLWTVVNRGDQDYSGPVLDSVVALFPGPVPARGINAFLRVEPRIAEPAWVRELVDVPHDPDARFPHRLATRVHPQRTNGVAEPDAVVVPAGPYVLTVRYRARETGMYQGAPYVDEWKPLPPRLHDARTLQRDGELAAEVAVAATEVTNAQFAEFLAATDYRPAQPHRFLAHWVEGAPPSGREHEPVTRVDLDDARAYCAWRGGRLPTEDEWQLAGETGGLRRGEPAVWNWTESEHSDGRTRFVMLKGGSDYRAEGADWYVEGGRRAPDYSVKLLLPGLGQARSATVGFRCAWDGAVSRGR encoded by the coding sequence ATGACCTCCACGTTCGACCCGCTCGTCCCCCGGCCCATCGACCGGCCGACCGAGGTGCCCGCCGACGGCCCGCTCGCCGGCCTGGACGAGGCGAAGATCTTCAGCGGCCCGGCGGATCCGGCGGACCGGCCGGCGTGGCGTGAGCGGCTGCGGCAGTGGCGGGAGGACGCGCGGGTCCGCCACGGGCACACGGGCGCGGCCTACGAGCGTCCCGGCGCGGCTTGGGCGGCTCGCTGCTACACGGTGGCGCAGGTGTGGCTGTGGGACGAGCTGCTCTATTCGTTCGGCGAAGGCCGGTTCACTCCCGACCGCTTCCTCGCCGACGCGCGGGACCGCTTCGGCGGCCTCGACGCGGTGGTGCTGTGGCACGCCTACCCGGTGATCGGCCTCGACGACCGCAACCAGTGGGACTTCTATCGTGACGTGCCGGGGCTTCCCGAGCTGATCGGCGCGCTGCACTCGGCGGGGCTGCGGGTGTTCGTCGACTACAACCCGTGGGACGTCGGCACGCGTCGCGGTGGTGAGGACGTGGACGAGCTGGCGTCGCTCGTCGCCGACCTCGGTGCGGACGGGGTCTTCCTGGACACGCTGAAGAAGGCGGAACCCGAGTTCGTCGAACGGCTCGAACGCGCGCGGCCGGGGATCGTGCTGGAAGGCGAGTCGAAGCTGGCCGTCGAGCGCATCGAGGACCACGCGTGCTCGTGGGCGCAGTTCTTCGCGGACTCGCCGGTGCCGGGCGTGCTGCGCGCGCACTGGTACGAACGGCGGCACATGCAGCACCACATCCGGCGCTGGCACCGCGACCACTCCGAGGAACTGCAGTCGGCGTGGCTCAACGGGGTCGGCGTGATGGTGTGGGAGGTGGTGTTCGGGGTGTGGGTCGGCTGGTCCGCGCGAGACGCCGCCACCGTCCGGCGCATGACCAGCGTCCAGCGCGCGGCCGGGGACCTGCTGCTCGAGGGTGAGTGGACGCCGCTCGCGGAACTGGCGCCGGAGGCCGAGGCGGCCGGAATCTACGCGTCCCGCTGGGAACTCGACGGCGTGACACTGTGGACAGTCGTCAACCGCGGAGACCAGGATTACTCCGGCCCGGTGCTGGATTCGGTGGTCGCGCTCTTCCCCGGACCGGTCCCGGCACGCGGGATCAACGCTTTCCTCCGCGTCGAGCCGAGGATTGCGGAACCGGCTTGGGTACGCGAGCTGGTGGACGTGCCGCACGATCCCGATGCGCGCTTCCCGCATCGGCTCGCTACCCGTGTCCATCCACAGAGGACTAACGGGGTCGCCGAGCCGGATGCGGTCGTGGTGCCTGCCGGGCCCTATGTGCTGACGGTCCGGTATCGGGCCAGGGAAACCGGGATGTACCAGGGTGCGCCGTACGTGGACGAGTGGAAGCCGTTGCCACCGCGGCTGCATGACGCCCGGACCCTGCAGCGCGACGGAGAACTCGCTGCCGAGGTGGCCGTCGCGGCGACCGAGGTGACCAACGCGCAGTTCGCCGAGTTCCTGGCGGCCACGGACTACCGCCCGGCTCAACCGCACCGCTTCCTCGCGCACTGGGTCGAGGGCGCCCCACCGTCCGGCCGCGAGCACGAACCGGTCACCCGCGTCGACCTCGACGACGCCCGGGCCTACTGCGCCTGGCGCGGCGGCAGGCTGCCGACCGAGGACGAATGGCAACTGGCCGGCGAAACGGGCGGCTTGCGTCGTGGTGAACCGGCCGTGTGGAACTGGACCGAAAGCGAACACTCGGACGGCCGCACGCGGTTCGTCATGCTCAAGGGTGGCAGTGACTACCGCGCGGAAGGCGCCGACTGGTACGTCGAAGGCGGGCGCCGGGCGCCGGACTACAGCGTGAAACTGCTGCTGCCGGGCCTGGGCCAAGCCCGCTCCGCGACGGTCGGCTTCCGTTGTGCGTGGGACGGTGCGGTCAGCCGCGGGCGGTGA